In the Pseudonocardia cypriaca genome, one interval contains:
- a CDS encoding GNAT family N-acetyltransferase yields the protein MLIRRELPGDVPAIADVHAEAFAPMYPDATPVEPGLVDALRASEAWLPPLSLVAEVDGAVVGHVCVTRATLGPDELPALGLGPLGVREAHKRRGVGSALMHAVLGAADALDEGVVVLLGHPDYYPRFGFRPAAELGIDPEVPDWAPHFQARTLTAYRPQLRGTFRYAAPFGEL from the coding sequence GTGCTGATCCGCCGTGAGCTGCCGGGTGATGTGCCCGCCATCGCCGACGTCCACGCCGAGGCGTTCGCCCCGATGTACCCGGACGCCACCCCCGTCGAGCCGGGGCTCGTCGACGCCCTGCGGGCGAGCGAGGCGTGGCTGCCGCCGCTGTCGCTCGTCGCCGAGGTCGACGGTGCCGTGGTGGGGCACGTGTGCGTCACGCGGGCCACGCTCGGTCCTGACGAGCTGCCCGCGCTCGGCCTCGGTCCGCTCGGCGTGCGGGAGGCCCACAAGCGCCGCGGGGTCGGCAGCGCCCTGATGCACGCGGTGCTCGGCGCGGCAGACGCGCTCGACGAGGGCGTCGTGGTGCTGCTCGGGCACCCCGACTACTACCCGCGGTTCGGGTTCCGCCCCGCTGCCGAGCTGGGTATCGACCCCGAGGTGCCCGACTGGGCGCCGCACTTCCAGGCCCGCACGCTCACCGCGTACCGGCCGCAGCTGCGCGGCACCTTCCGCTACGCGGCCCCGTTCGGCGAGCTCTGA
- a CDS encoding PadR family transcriptional regulator, with protein MDTSQLLKGVLDLAVLAVLDRGDGYGYDVVRGLRAAGLQEVGDASVYGTLRRLYNAGLLTSYVVPSEEGPHRKYYSLNAPGRDRLREMAKTWRAFAATMEGLVGAA; from the coding sequence GTGGACACGAGCCAGCTGCTCAAGGGTGTGCTCGACCTCGCCGTGCTCGCGGTGCTCGATCGCGGCGACGGCTACGGGTACGACGTGGTGCGCGGCCTGCGCGCGGCGGGCTTGCAGGAGGTGGGCGACGCCTCGGTGTACGGCACGCTGCGACGGCTCTACAACGCCGGGCTGCTCACCTCGTACGTCGTACCGAGCGAGGAAGGGCCGCACCGCAAGTACTACAGCCTGAACGCGCCGGGGCGCGACCGCCTCCGCGAGATGGCGAAGACCTGGCGGGCGTTCGCCGCGACGATGGAAGGGCTGGTGGGGGCAGCATGA
- a CDS encoding HAAS signaling domain-containing protein, whose amino-acid sequence MTDDGTTQVHVANPAAEEYLAGVRAALADLPAPEVGEILDEVRAHLADLTAELGGSADLAALTARLGLPSEYAAELRAAAGYAPAAPEAGSPGHALARLAVTALVAATVLVVLGFVAREPVILLLAFLAGVLGLLLVGREGPAVPSVAALPEVRRFADGLPTAAATPGTVAGFVASLQPAWWVIRAVAAAALVVGVFLGGDLPAMLLVALVAVPVSVWVGYRSKRDRRWLWAVVPLNTLAAVLLPAGILLSSPSPAPESYPSAYQMGLWQDSERQIRDIRPVDAAGNPLSGVYLFDQDGMPIDTSGGYECSEADDDADPDSTAAYPRGTWEYNSRTGRCQHVPAGPLVVAVPTTSAPGAGSATAVPTPVPTPGPAVESVPPAPSTPPPPETPPGTAPR is encoded by the coding sequence ATGACCGACGACGGGACGACGCAGGTGCACGTGGCGAACCCCGCTGCGGAGGAGTACCTGGCCGGTGTCCGGGCCGCGCTGGCGGATCTCCCGGCGCCGGAGGTCGGGGAGATCCTCGACGAAGTCCGTGCGCACCTCGCGGACCTCACCGCCGAGCTCGGCGGCTCAGCGGACCTGGCGGCGCTGACCGCGCGCCTGGGGCTCCCGAGCGAGTACGCCGCCGAGCTGCGCGCCGCCGCGGGCTATGCGCCCGCAGCGCCGGAGGCAGGGAGTCCGGGCCACGCGCTCGCCCGGCTCGCGGTGACGGCGCTCGTCGCGGCCACCGTCCTCGTCGTGCTCGGGTTCGTCGCCCGTGAGCCCGTCATCCTGCTGCTCGCGTTCCTGGCGGGCGTGCTGGGGCTGCTCCTCGTCGGCCGGGAGGGGCCTGCCGTGCCGAGCGTGGCGGCGCTCCCGGAGGTGCGGCGGTTCGCCGACGGGCTGCCGACGGCGGCCGCCACCCCGGGCACCGTCGCCGGTTTCGTGGCGAGCCTGCAGCCCGCGTGGTGGGTCATCCGCGCGGTCGCCGCCGCCGCCCTCGTGGTCGGGGTCTTCCTCGGGGGCGACCTGCCCGCCATGCTGCTCGTCGCACTCGTCGCCGTCCCGGTCTCGGTGTGGGTGGGTTACCGCAGCAAGCGCGACCGGCGCTGGCTGTGGGCGGTGGTGCCGCTGAACACCCTGGCCGCAGTCCTGCTCCCCGCCGGGATCCTCCTCTCGTCCCCGTCCCCGGCCCCGGAGAGCTACCCGTCGGCCTACCAGATGGGGCTGTGGCAGGACTCGGAGCGGCAGATCCGCGACATCCGCCCCGTGGATGCAGCGGGCAACCCGCTCAGCGGGGTGTACCTGTTCGACCAGGACGGCATGCCGATCGACACATCGGGCGGCTACGAGTGCAGCGAAGCCGACGATGACGCCGACCCCGACAGCACGGCGGCCTATCCCCGGGGGACCTGGGAGTACAACTCCCGCACCGGTCGATGCCAGCACGTCCCGGCTGGGCCGCTGGTGGTCGCGGTTCCCACGACGTCCGCACCGGGTGCCGGGTCCGCGACCGCCGTGCCGACGCCCGTGCCCACCCCGGGACCGGCGGTCGAGTCCGTGCCGCCTGCTCCGTCGACCCCGCCGCCGCCGGAGACCCCACCGGGCACCGCGCCCCGCTGA
- a CDS encoding magnesium and cobalt transport protein CorA yields the protein MSVVDNAIYIDGKRAAAPSSLNRTFEELRQCPDQGRSFCWIGLLRPTAEEIQAVAEEFSLHGLAVEDTITAHQRPKIERYGDVLFVVLRPARYVDPVEVVEIGEIHLFLGPDFVITVRHAEKPDLAQVRQRLEREPDLLDNGPYAVLYAVLDRIVDDYAPVLDGLQDDIDEIEVQVFGGDPGVSKRIYQLSREVIEFQRAVEPLSDMFDALRERLKEQAGESDLELRRALRDVADHSTRVLERIEAFRQLLANILQVNAALVGQRQNEEMARMTQAGYEQNEQVKRISSWAAILFAPTLVASIYGMNFTHMPELDWTLGYPFAVVLMFLLALGLYIVFKRRGWL from the coding sequence ATGTCCGTGGTCGACAACGCGATCTACATCGACGGCAAGCGGGCCGCGGCACCCAGCTCACTGAATCGGACGTTCGAGGAGCTGCGACAGTGCCCCGACCAGGGCCGCAGCTTCTGCTGGATCGGTCTGCTGCGCCCGACCGCCGAGGAGATCCAGGCGGTCGCGGAGGAGTTCTCGCTGCACGGTCTCGCCGTGGAGGACACGATCACGGCGCACCAGCGGCCCAAGATCGAGCGCTACGGCGACGTGCTGTTCGTGGTACTGCGCCCGGCACGCTACGTCGACCCCGTCGAGGTCGTGGAGATCGGCGAGATCCACCTGTTCCTCGGGCCCGACTTCGTCATCACTGTCCGGCACGCGGAGAAGCCCGACCTCGCGCAGGTGCGGCAGCGGCTGGAGCGCGAGCCCGACCTCCTGGACAACGGCCCGTACGCGGTGCTCTACGCGGTGCTCGACCGGATCGTCGACGACTACGCCCCCGTGCTCGACGGCCTGCAGGACGACATCGACGAGATCGAGGTGCAGGTCTTCGGCGGTGACCCCGGCGTGTCCAAGCGGATCTACCAGCTCTCCCGAGAGGTCATCGAGTTCCAGCGCGCCGTCGAGCCGCTGTCGGACATGTTCGACGCCCTGCGGGAGCGGCTGAAGGAACAGGCGGGCGAGTCCGACCTCGAACTGCGCCGCGCGCTGCGCGACGTCGCCGACCACTCCACCCGCGTGCTGGAACGCATCGAGGCGTTCCGGCAGCTGCTCGCCAACATCCTGCAGGTCAACGCGGCGCTCGTCGGCCAGCGGCAGAACGAGGAGATGGCCCGCATGACGCAGGCGGGCTACGAGCAGAACGAGCAGGTCAAGCGCATCTCGTCGTGGGCGGCCATCCTGTTCGCGCCCACGCTGGTGGCCTCGATCTACGGCATGAACTTCACGCACATGCCCGAGCTCGACTGGACGCTGGGCTACCCGTTCGCCGTCGTGCTGATGTTCCTGCTCGCCCTGGGCCTCTACATCGTCTTCAAACGCCGCGGCTGGCTGTAG
- the rpmF gene encoding 50S ribosomal protein L32 — protein MAVPKRRMSRSNTRSRRAQWKAAVPTLVACSNRACRATKPPHVACPTCGTYDGRPVVTPA, from the coding sequence GTGGCTGTTCCGAAGCGCCGGATGTCGCGGTCGAACACGCGCTCGCGCCGGGCGCAGTGGAAGGCCGCTGTTCCCACCCTCGTCGCCTGCTCCAACCGGGCCTGCCGGGCCACCAAGCCGCCGCACGTCGCCTGCCCCACCTGCGGCACCTACGACGGCCGCCCGGTCGTCACCCCGGCCTGA
- the rnc gene encoding ribonuclease III → MAERAPQGLADDRGPLLASLGVKVSEELLTLALTHRSYAYENGGLPTNERLEFLGDSVLSIIVTERLYRDHPELPEGQLAKLRASVVNMHALAGVAATLGDNGLGAHLYLGRGEEMTGGREKASILADATEALIGAVYLEHGLDTARELVHRLFDALLQGAPLLGAGLDWKTSLQELTASAELGVPEYRIAEDGPDHLKEFTATAVVAGRELGSGVGRTKKEAEQKAAELAWRTLTAEAAAGGESGRN, encoded by the coding sequence ATGGCGGAACGCGCCCCACAGGGGCTCGCGGATGACCGCGGGCCCCTTCTCGCGTCGTTGGGTGTGAAGGTCTCCGAGGAGCTCCTCACCCTGGCGCTCACCCACCGCTCGTACGCGTACGAGAACGGCGGACTGCCCACCAACGAGCGGCTGGAGTTCCTCGGCGACTCGGTGCTCTCGATCATCGTCACCGAGCGGCTGTACCGCGACCACCCCGAGCTGCCCGAGGGGCAGCTCGCCAAGCTGCGGGCGAGCGTCGTGAACATGCACGCCCTCGCGGGCGTGGCCGCCACCCTCGGGGACAACGGGCTCGGCGCGCACCTCTACCTGGGCCGGGGCGAGGAGATGACCGGTGGCCGGGAGAAGGCGAGCATCCTCGCCGACGCCACCGAGGCGCTGATCGGCGCGGTCTACCTCGAGCACGGTCTCGACACCGCCCGCGAGCTGGTCCACCGGCTGTTCGACGCGCTGCTGCAGGGTGCCCCGCTGCTCGGCGCCGGTCTGGACTGGAAGACCAGCCTGCAGGAGCTCACCGCGTCCGCGGAACTCGGCGTGCCCGAGTACCGCATCGCCGAGGACGGGCCGGACCACCTCAAGGAGTTCACGGCCACGGCCGTGGTCGCGGGCCGCGAGCTCGGCTCCGGGGTCGGGCGCACGAAGAAGGAGGCCGAGCAGAAGGCCGCCGAGCTCGCCTGGCGCACCCTCACGGCAGAGGCCGCCGCCGGCGGCGAGTCGGGCCGGAACTAG
- a CDS encoding methyltransferase, which yields MDAPPQEFQELLAVVRGYQRSRAVTVAAELGIADLLRDGPRDVDELAVATGTHAPALYRLLRALASIGVFTECAQRRFDLSPMGRYLCRDHPLSLDPAARMFGADYEWRAWAELAHSVRTGGNAAVHALGCDVWEYRRRHPGHGELFDATMRTSSHADGAAVLAAHDFGRYGVVADIGGGTGAVLADVLAAHPSVRGILFDRPHVVAGADPVLHAAAVADRVSVVPGDFFAEVPSGADAYLLARVLHDWADEHALRILRNVRRAMAPEARVLLVEAVVGPPNEDPAAKFLDLMMLVSAGGRERTEDEWRALLAGADLDLTAATRATAAKHVIEAAPTASRGV from the coding sequence ATGGACGCGCCGCCGCAGGAATTCCAGGAGCTGCTCGCCGTCGTCCGCGGCTACCAGCGTTCGCGGGCGGTGACCGTGGCGGCCGAGCTCGGGATCGCCGACCTGCTCCGGGACGGGCCGCGCGACGTCGACGAGCTGGCCGTGGCGACGGGCACCCACGCCCCGGCGTTGTACCGGCTGCTCCGGGCGCTGGCGTCGATCGGCGTCTTCACCGAGTGCGCACAGCGGCGGTTCGACCTGAGCCCGATGGGCCGCTACCTGTGCCGCGACCACCCGCTCTCGCTGGACCCCGCCGCGCGCATGTTCGGCGCCGACTACGAGTGGCGGGCGTGGGCCGAGCTGGCGCACAGCGTGCGGACCGGCGGGAACGCCGCCGTGCACGCCCTCGGCTGCGACGTCTGGGAGTACCGCCGCAGGCACCCGGGGCACGGCGAGCTCTTCGACGCGACGATGCGCACGTCGTCCCACGCGGACGGTGCGGCCGTCCTGGCCGCGCACGACTTCGGCCGGTACGGGGTGGTCGCCGACATCGGCGGTGGGACCGGCGCGGTGCTCGCGGACGTGCTCGCGGCGCACCCGTCGGTGCGCGGGATCCTGTTCGACCGGCCGCACGTCGTCGCGGGCGCGGACCCGGTGCTCCACGCCGCGGCGGTGGCCGACCGGGTGAGCGTGGTGCCCGGCGACTTCTTCGCCGAGGTGCCGTCGGGGGCCGACGCGTACCTCCTCGCCCGCGTCCTGCACGACTGGGCGGACGAGCACGCGCTGCGCATCCTGCGGAACGTCCGGAGGGCGATGGCCCCGGAGGCCCGGGTGCTCCTCGTGGAGGCGGTCGTGGGCCCGCCGAACGAGGATCCGGCCGCGAAGTTCCTCGACCTCATGATGCTCGTGTCCGCGGGCGGGAGGGAGCGCACCGAGGACGAGTGGCGGGCGCTGCTCGCCGGCGCAGACCTGGATCTCACCGCTGCAACCCGGGCCACCGCCGCCAAGCACGTGATCGAGGCGGCTCCTACAGCCAGCCGCGGCGTTTGA
- the mutM gene encoding bifunctional DNA-formamidopyrimidine glycosylase/DNA-(apurinic or apyrimidinic site) lyase, with protein MPELPEVEVVRRGLAEHVIDRKVAEVSVAHPRAVRRHAEGAADFAARLLGRTITGARRRGKYLWLELDHADDGEDAVLAHLGMSGQMLVADADRPDETHLRVRLRFADSGPELRFVDQRTFGGLSVHPLVPAAGGGLVPAPVAHIARDPMDPAFDMDEAVAAIRRRRTGLKRALLDQTVVSGIGNIYADEALWRARLHGTRPTEGLTRGQGRAVLGAATAVMGEALTAGGTSFDALYVNVNGASGYFDRSLAVYGQADRPCPRCGTPIRRDPFMNRSSYSCPRCQPRPRNPHP; from the coding sequence GTGCCCGAGCTGCCCGAGGTGGAGGTCGTTCGTCGCGGCCTCGCCGAGCACGTCATCGACCGCAAGGTCGCAGAGGTCAGCGTTGCGCACCCGCGCGCCGTACGCCGGCACGCCGAGGGCGCCGCCGACTTCGCCGCCCGCCTCCTCGGCCGCACGATCACCGGCGCCCGCCGCCGCGGGAAGTACCTGTGGCTCGAGCTCGACCACGCCGACGACGGCGAGGACGCGGTGCTCGCGCACCTCGGCATGAGCGGGCAGATGCTCGTCGCCGACGCGGACCGCCCTGACGAGACGCACCTGCGCGTCCGGCTGCGGTTCGCCGACTCCGGCCCGGAGCTGCGGTTCGTCGACCAGCGGACGTTCGGTGGGCTGTCGGTGCACCCCCTGGTGCCGGCGGCAGGCGGGGGACTGGTCCCCGCTCCCGTCGCCCACATCGCCCGCGACCCGATGGACCCCGCGTTCGACATGGACGAGGCGGTCGCCGCCATCCGCCGCCGCCGCACCGGCCTCAAGCGCGCACTGCTCGACCAGACCGTGGTCTCCGGCATCGGCAACATCTACGCGGACGAGGCCCTCTGGCGCGCCCGACTGCACGGCACCCGCCCCACCGAGGGGCTCACCCGCGGGCAGGGACGGGCCGTGCTCGGTGCGGCCACGGCCGTCATGGGGGAGGCGCTGACCGCCGGAGGGACCTCGTTCGACGCCCTCTACGTCAACGTGAACGGGGCATCCGGCTACTTCGACCGCTCGCTCGCGGTGTACGGCCAGGCCGACCGCCCGTGCCCGCGCTGCGGCACCCCGATCCGGCGCGACCCGTTCATGAACCGCAGCTCCTACAGCTGCCCCCGCTGCCAACCGCGCCCCCGCAACCCGCACCCCTGA
- a CDS encoding YceD family protein, translating to MTTHHPHPGHPDPASPWVFTTRELGRRPGTMRAYSRRIPAPVGPARLGLETIAVPESAPIELEVRLESVTEGVYVSGTVRAPLSGECARCLDALSDELDVELSELFAYPDSLTDETTDADELPRVVNELVDVEQIVRDAVVLALPLAPLCRDDCRGLCPDCGEKWADLAPDHGHETLDPRWAALKEHLSAD from the coding sequence GTGACCACGCACCACCCCCACCCCGGCCACCCCGATCCGGCCAGCCCGTGGGTCTTCACCACACGGGAGCTGGGGCGGCGCCCGGGCACCATGCGCGCCTACAGCAGGCGCATCCCGGCGCCCGTCGGACCGGCCCGCCTCGGGCTGGAGACCATCGCCGTCCCGGAGAGCGCACCGATCGAGCTCGAGGTGCGGCTGGAGTCGGTCACGGAGGGCGTGTACGTCTCCGGCACGGTGCGCGCGCCGCTGTCCGGGGAGTGCGCCCGCTGCCTCGACGCGCTCTCGGACGAGCTCGACGTGGAGCTGTCGGAGCTGTTCGCCTACCCGGACAGCCTCACCGACGAGACCACCGACGCCGACGAGCTGCCGCGGGTGGTGAACGAGCTGGTCGACGTCGAGCAGATCGTGCGCGACGCCGTGGTGCTCGCCCTGCCGCTGGCCCCGCTCTGCCGCGACGACTGCCGCGGCCTGTGCCCCGACTGCGGGGAGAAGTGGGCCGACCTCGCGCCCGACCACGGGCATGAGACACTGGATCCTCGGTGGGCCGCTCTCAAGGAGCACCTGTCCGCCGACTGA